A single window of Nicotiana tomentosiformis chromosome 1, ASM39032v3, whole genome shotgun sequence DNA harbors:
- the LOC104106928 gene encoding NAP1-related protein 2-like isoform X1 — MMDPNKGKKQKVDEENSNIIYSEVVTSIDKLQEIQDELEKINEEASDKVLKVEQEYSEIRKPVYDKRNDIIKAIPDFWLTAFLAHPVLGRLLNEEDLKIFKFLSSIEVEDSKDVKSGYSITFNFNANPYFGNKKLSKTYTFLEDGPTMISGTTIKWEKGMGIPNVVAHKKKGKKRSRDKESSGHPCSVAFPLGVSISFFRWFSEVTQKDEDEDLEIQDEVADIIKDDLWPNPLNYFENDPDEEDFDSDEGKDSDSSEDEEDEFSDVSY, encoded by the exons ATGATGGACCCTAACAAAGGGAAGAAACAGAAAGTGGATGAAGAAAATAGCAACATCATTTATAGTGAGGTCGTTACTTCCATTGACAAATTGCAAGAAATACAAGACGAGCTTGAGAAG ATCAATGAGGAAGCAAGTGATAAAGTATTGAAAGTGGAACAGGAGTACAGTGAGATCCGCAAGCCTGTCTATGATAAACGAAACGACATCATTAAAGCTATCCCGGACTTTTGGTTAACTGCT TTTTTGGCTCATCCTGTCCTAGGTAGGCTTCTAAATGAAGAAGACCTAAAG ATCTTCAAGTTTCTAAGTTCTATTGAAGTTGAAGACTCTAAAGATGTGAAGTCAGGCTACTCGATAACCTTT AATTTCAATGCGAATCCTTATTTTGGAAATAAAAAGCTCTCAAAGACCTATACCTTCCTTGAAGATGGACCCACAATGATTTCTGGTACGACAATAAAATGGGAAAAAGGCATG GGCATTCCTAATGTAGTTGCAcataagaagaaaggaaaaaagcgATCTCGTGATAAGGAAAG TTCTGGTCATCCTTGCTCAGTTGCTTTCCCTCTTGGGGTTTCTATCAGCTTTTTTAGATGGTTCAGTGAAGTCACTCAAAAAGATGAGGATGAGGACCTAGAGATTCAGGATGAG GTTGCTGACATAATTAAGGATGACTTGTGGCCGAACCCGCTCAATTATTTTGAAAAT GACCCTGATGAAGAAGATTTTGATAGTGATGAG GGAAAGGACAGTGACAGCTCTGAAGACGAAGAGGATGAGTTTAGTGATGTGTCTTATTGA
- the LOC104106928 gene encoding NAP1-related protein 2-like isoform X2, whose product MMDPNKGKKQKVDEENSNIIYSEVVTSIDKLQEIQDELEKINEEASDKVLKVEQEYSEIRKPVYDKRNDIIKAIPDFWLTAFLAHPVLGRLLNEEDLKIFKFLSSIEVEDSKDVKSGYSITFNFNANPYFGNKKLSKTYTFLEDGPTMISGTTIKWEKGMGIPNVVAHKKKGKKRSRDKESFFRWFSEVTQKDEDEDLEIQDEVADIIKDDLWPNPLNYFENDPDEEDFDSDEGKDSDSSEDEEDEFSDVSY is encoded by the exons ATGATGGACCCTAACAAAGGGAAGAAACAGAAAGTGGATGAAGAAAATAGCAACATCATTTATAGTGAGGTCGTTACTTCCATTGACAAATTGCAAGAAATACAAGACGAGCTTGAGAAG ATCAATGAGGAAGCAAGTGATAAAGTATTGAAAGTGGAACAGGAGTACAGTGAGATCCGCAAGCCTGTCTATGATAAACGAAACGACATCATTAAAGCTATCCCGGACTTTTGGTTAACTGCT TTTTTGGCTCATCCTGTCCTAGGTAGGCTTCTAAATGAAGAAGACCTAAAG ATCTTCAAGTTTCTAAGTTCTATTGAAGTTGAAGACTCTAAAGATGTGAAGTCAGGCTACTCGATAACCTTT AATTTCAATGCGAATCCTTATTTTGGAAATAAAAAGCTCTCAAAGACCTATACCTTCCTTGAAGATGGACCCACAATGATTTCTGGTACGACAATAAAATGGGAAAAAGGCATG GGCATTCCTAATGTAGTTGCAcataagaagaaaggaaaaaagcgATCTCGTGATAAGGAAAG CTTTTTTAGATGGTTCAGTGAAGTCACTCAAAAAGATGAGGATGAGGACCTAGAGATTCAGGATGAG GTTGCTGACATAATTAAGGATGACTTGTGGCCGAACCCGCTCAATTATTTTGAAAAT GACCCTGATGAAGAAGATTTTGATAGTGATGAG GGAAAGGACAGTGACAGCTCTGAAGACGAAGAGGATGAGTTTAGTGATGTGTCTTATTGA
- the LOC138891542 gene encoding uncharacterized protein, which translates to MSAPPGINEGQSTTRPSLFNEKYYSWWKARIEDFLTIEDYELWTIVNREPLTPIKQNEQNETVPKDSSDFVAIAFRMMEKNAKAKKIFSCGLGPNAKENWDALQTAHEWTNQERKRDKALVLKDTYEDEYDDDDLDITLCNKLDYMVKDCPMWKVEWKK; encoded by the exons ATGAGTGCTCCACCCGGAATTAACGAAGGACAGTCAACTACTAGACCATCCTTgtttaatgaaaaatattataGTTGGTGGAAGGCAAGAATAGAGGATTTCCTAACGATAGAGGACTATGAACTCTGGACTATAGTAAATCGAGAACCATTGACTCCCATCAAGCAAAATGAACAAAATGAAACTGTTCCCAAGGATTCCTCAGATTTTGTGGCAATTGCTTTTagaatgatggaaaagaatgccaagGCTAAGAAAATTTTTAGTTGTGGACTTGGTCCCAATGCGAAGGAAAATTGGGATGCTCTTCAAACTGCTCATGAATGGACAAATCAG GAACGAAAAAGGGATAAGGCGCTTGTTCTCAAGGATACATATGAAGATGAGTATGATGATGATGATCTAGATATCACACT GTGTAACAAACTGGATTACATGGTCAAAGACTGCCCAATGTGGAAAGTTGAATGGAAGAAATGA